The genomic segment caacaatatcaatacactgtatcaatgtataactcaattcaagacctgttctgatcactattcaaatcaaacataatctgatcaatgtcacgatacaacgatacaatctcaatcaatactgagtCTGATCACTATCAATCTACTGCTGTTTCAACgccataacaatacaatctcgatagcctcgtctatctcaacatcacagatataatatcacgaCTCAGAATCGATatcaatacaaatcataatctcaacaataacagatcataatctcaagtctgatatcaaatctcgatcatatcaattctgaaaatcataataattgcaTAActaatctgttcttcgatctgacttcaattatatacttatcagtatatccagaacacataatatcagtccAATCATAATTttcccaatatcataatttcaaacgatatcaaaacgtaacaaaacttacgtccagttgtagctgtcatcgctaggaactcggtactgagctcggattcaaaatctgacgaacagatcttgcacaatcacaaatctaaaatatgaaaaggcgtaaggattttccaAGAACCTTTCTCGTCCTTTTTCTTTCTGAAGAACCATtgcaatatttatatatatatatatatatatatatatatacacgtcgcATGATAAAGGACGTGTGGCTTCTTGTATGTATTgcacgtctcgtgcatatgcgcgacttacttcggcgcatatgcgcgagacattcggTCTCAGCGCATCATCATCtcgacagctcgcgcatatgcgcgcacaccgctcgcgcatatgcgcgagacctacggtcTCGGCATGTTTCttcctcggcagctcgcgcatatgcgcgccccatcgtcgcgcatatgcgcgagacctactgtctcgtgcacaaacactcgcgcatatgcgcgcctctacgccgcgcatgtgcgcccaactctctggactcgaaTTTCACCTtgtgcacagctcgcgcatatgcgcgaccatttctcgcgcatatgcgcgaggtcttctgccacccacgcgcatatgcgcggctccttgTCGCGGTGTTTTCTTTTGTCTTTTCAGGTCCGATCCaattcgtctataatcacattaattatcaccaatcatttcagattacggtaatccaAATCTCGGGCCATACAtgctacacgctcatttaaatgcccagcATCTCTCCCGTGATTTAGCGATGTGGGATTTCGCCTAAGGGCCTCACCCCCCTTACGGGACTCAGCGTCCTCGCTGAGGTTTGCCCCACCATCCCAAACTCACGCGGAGCCGCTCTGATACAAAAGGTCACGGCCCAGATTCGACGAATATCTCCACTgtaccaagacaagtctttccagcgtgcctatgttctcactcacacgcaccctagaaaATTTctcaggggtcacccatcccagaattgttccaagtcaagcacgcttaactttggagttcatATGTGATGAGCtcccgaaaagaagatgcaccttcttgatatgagttgtacatatcaaatcttataagtcctcctcaactgcacagtctcattcctgaacagttttggaatctctctcattccggtgtgagatcggttcattcatgttcccttcacctagaagtcTGGCagaagccgctcattgtccgtgctaCCTCATGGCactggcgatcaccccccgccctcttcagtctcgggcctcacatgcccaccagcttccactTGGTTCGTCCCCAAACCACACCTTACTAAGTGaggttggctctgataccaactgtaactcctcagattcgacgactgtccccACTGTACCaaaacgagtctttccagcgtgcttatgtccttactcacacgcaccctagaaaacttcccagggggtcacccatctcaGAATTGCTCCAAGTCAAGCACACTTCAccttggagttcttatgtgatgagctcccaacaagaagatgcaccttcttgatatgagtagtatatatcaaatcttataagctatcctcaactgcacagtctcatTTCTGAACAGTTTTGAAATCCCTAAGGCCCTTAGGCTAAATCCCACATCGCTACACCATGGGAGAGATGTTGGGCATTTAAGTGAGCGTGTAGCAACcccttgtgacgcgttttaaagcaGTGGGGACTCgagccaaagcggacaatatcacaagtgggctgggccgtgacatttggtatcagagcgactaCGCATGAGTTTGGCATGGTGGGCAAACCTCAGCGAGGACGCTTAGTCCCGAAAGGGGGGGTGAAGGCTCTTAGGAGAAATCCCACATCGCTAAACCACGGGAAAGATGttgggcatttaaatgagctTGTAGCAATCCCTTGTGATGCGTTTTAAAGCCGTGCGGCCTCGGGCCAAAGCGGCCAATATCAAAAGTGGGCTGGTACGTGACATTTGGTATAAGAGCGACTCCGCGTGAGTTTGGGATGATAGGGTAAACCTCAGTGATGACGCTGAGTCCCGAAAGAGGAGGTGAAGGCCATTAGGCAAAATTTCACATCGCTAAACTACGGGAGAGATGTTGGGtatttaaatgagcgtgtagcaaccccttgtgacgcgttttaaagccgtgagacCTCGAGCCAAatcggacaatatcacaagtgggctgggccatgaaatttggtatcagagcgactccGCGTGAGTTTGGGATGGTGGGGCAAACCTCAGCGAGGACACTGAGTCCCGAAAGGGTGGGGGATGAAGGCCCTTAGGCGAAATCTCACATCGCTAAACCACGGGAGAGATGCTGGacatttaaatgagcgtgtagctagaggtgggaaaaaataccgaaataccgaaaaatcgtaccgaaaaaataccgaaattaccaaaaaaaatcgatatattgaaaatttctgtaccgaaattttcggtatcggtatcggtacggaattattttttttatacagaaataccgaaaataattttttattattatttttttaaaatttaattttgatataCCGAAAAATGTCGTTATACCGAAAATATcgacaaaattttcggtgtcAGTACGGTATCCAGTATGAACTTTTTTCATatcgaaaattcggtataccgaatgtgcGGTATACCAAATTTCCGGTATCGGTATCGGAATGGAAAAATTCCATACCGATATTTACGgaacggtataccgtaccgtacccacccctacgtgtagcaaccccttgtgacgcgttttaaagccgtgaggcctcGTGCCAAAACGGACAATATCACAACTGGGCTGAGCCGTGACAAAAGTGCTCGGAGTTGTTTTCTCCAATAACTTCCGTCATGCATGCTGCAGCATTTTTTCTCTTCTCATGGTCACATCTAGAAATCCGTTTATTGAAAATTAAACTCACATTTGAATATCCATAGGCCAACCTAACTAACAACATGAGCGAGAGTATTGCAATGAAAAATCACAGCATGATCAAACCAGATTGTTCAATCTTGTTCACATTGATCCTCAAATTTCGAAACTCTATCTCCTATAGAGACATTTGGCGCAGACTAAAGCATATAGCAGCATAGTACCACCACCAAAATAAAAACTTTATATCCCAACCACAAACCATTTTCAGAGTCTAGAGTGAAGCAAATATCAAATACAATGATGAAGCGAACATGCCCAATAATacctaaaaatcaaaatgacTAACCTTGCAGTTATCAGGTTTCGGGCAGCATTAACAGAATAAGAAAATGATTCACCAAGGCTTCTCAACTCTGCAATAACACATCTGTCGCCAAATATTTTCAAACCCAATTAACAATCAATTAACTATGACTTACCCAAAAAGTCCAGAATAAATCGAAAATCATCAAACCTGGTAGTGAATATTTTGACATTAGCGCCAAGAATATTGGCCAATGCAGTATCAGCGGGAGTGATTCCATTCGCCAGAAGATGGTGCACAAAGGTCCCATCACAAAGGATTTTGAACGGCTCTCGGAATCCATAGCAAGCCGTGTAGAATCTCACAGCTCTTCGATGTCGCTTCTGCTTTTTCACCCTCATTATCTAattcaaccaaaaaaaaaacatttcaattttaaggtaaGAAACCAAATCTTGAAAACGAAGCTCTAAATtcatctacatcaataacagcAATTTCAtaagaatatgaaattaacagcAGCGAGTCGACGACGGGTGAATTGTGGAGTTGAGCTagggtttatgattttttttgaaacaagggtttatgaaaattttttagtatgatatattaaattttaaattgagtagtttatttattaaataaataataaattgaattttaaatcaatgTATTATTGTTTCAATTAGttatttaaatgaaataaaaaatacatttaaagatatttttttttaaaaaaaaatagttgatacatattttgtaaaataaagTAATTGCATGAGCTGTCTCGAGATGTTTCTTCGAATCAACTTGCATCTTTTCGCCCAAGTTATCTTTGATTTCGGTGGATGAAATCTAATCATGTAATGCTTATAAAAGTAGCAAAATTTGATTGAGGATGGCAATTTCCTCTGCCTATCATGTTTGATCCGTTTCTGACCTAAACTACAGAATCctaaggtaaacttatgattcaaaataataggtttctagaaataatattttaaaataaaattttaaaatatctcaaTTGGTGTAGGTcttgaataatattttagacaGATATTTTGTGTAATTGTTTTTAGCTCGTTAACTATATTCGGGTCCAATGACAAGTTGACagcaatttttttaagaaaaaaactattttattcCTAAACAACACTTAGCTTTATTAGTGATTAGTGACTCCACACTTAGCAAGATATTTTATCCCTAAACAACACTTAGCAAGAAATTATTTAGTTTAGAGATAACGAATAATGTTTACCATTGCGAAtattacggggatcgacctgtTTTATAAGTTGGGTAAGATAACTCTTTGGAATCAGAGACAAAACAAATCAATCCAAAAACCACAGTTTTATTTATATAGGCATTAGTTTCTCGTCTCAAAAAATTATTCTCGTGCATTCATAACTAGGAGCAGCACAACGCATCTCATATACAAAAACCAGTTACCGCCGAAAAAC from the Primulina tabacum isolate GXHZ01 chromosome 8, ASM2559414v2, whole genome shotgun sequence genome contains:
- the LOC142554247 gene encoding uncharacterized protein LOC142554247, which produces MRVKKQKRHRRAVRFYTACYGFREPFKILCDGTFVHHLLANGITPADTALANILGANVKIFTTRCVIAELRSLGESFSYSVNAARNLITARCDHEKRKNAAACMTEVIGENNSEHFCHGSAQL